Proteins found in one Corynebacterium zhongnanshanii genomic segment:
- the nusA gene encoding transcription termination factor NusA, translating into MNIDMAALKALEKQENVPLDELLAGIKRGLLEAYRGISHYDGPARVDIDEISGTVTVYQIEKNEDGEVIGNIDDTPTDFGRAGALAVREAIRFRINSSRVQAKYDEYSDLRYTVVNGIVTADARANERGVVVVHLGTEANGMDGQILPAELIPGEKLEHGMRVRAFVTDVINNGNRSVQINLSRTHPELVRGLFALEVPEVADGSVEIVSVAREAGHRTKIAVKSTIKGLNAKGACIGPRGQRVANIMAQLGGEKIDIVDYSDDPAVFVGNALAPSKVVSVIVTDAELQVAKATVPEYQLSLAIGREGQNARLAARLTGWKIDIHPDTA; encoded by the coding sequence TTGAACATCGACATGGCGGCATTGAAGGCACTGGAAAAGCAGGAGAACGTGCCGCTCGATGAGCTACTGGCGGGGATCAAGCGGGGGCTGCTGGAGGCCTACAGGGGAATCTCTCACTACGACGGCCCGGCCCGCGTGGACATTGACGAGATCAGCGGCACAGTCACCGTCTATCAAATCGAGAAGAACGAGGACGGGGAGGTCATCGGCAACATCGACGACACCCCGACGGACTTCGGTCGCGCTGGGGCCCTGGCGGTCCGTGAGGCCATCCGCTTCCGCATTAATTCCTCTCGCGTTCAGGCGAAGTACGACGAGTACTCGGACCTGCGCTACACGGTAGTCAACGGCATCGTCACGGCCGATGCGCGCGCGAACGAACGCGGCGTGGTGGTGGTCCATCTGGGCACGGAGGCCAACGGCATGGACGGCCAGATCCTGCCTGCTGAGCTGATCCCGGGGGAGAAACTGGAGCACGGAATGCGCGTGCGTGCCTTTGTCACCGATGTGATCAACAACGGCAACCGCAGCGTGCAGATCAACTTGTCCCGCACCCATCCAGAACTGGTCCGTGGGCTGTTTGCGCTGGAGGTTCCCGAGGTGGCGGACGGGTCCGTGGAGATCGTGTCCGTTGCGCGCGAGGCCGGCCACCGCACGAAGATTGCTGTGAAGTCCACGATTAAGGGGCTGAACGCGAAGGGTGCCTGCATTGGTCCGCGGGGCCAGCGCGTCGCCAACATCATGGCGCAGCTGGGCGGCGAGAAGATCGACATTGTGGATTACAGCGACGATCCTGCTGTCTTCGTGGGCAATGCCCTGGCACCGTCGAAGGTGGTTAGCGTGATTGTGACCGACGCCGAGCTTCAGGTCGCGAAAGCCACCGTTCCTGAGTACCAGTTGAGTCTGGCGATCGGCCGTGAAGGGCAAAATGCACGCTTGGCGGCGCGCCTGACGGGATGGAAGATCGACATCCACCCAGACACGGCGTAG
- the rimP gene encoding ribosome maturation factor RimP has protein sequence MAFPSKEQVQSFLHPVIAEFGVELEDVEVAKAGAKSRVKVLVDAPDLDAVEEISKSVSESFDAAEERGELNFGPGYTLEVSTPGLDFPLTAERHWRKNIGRLVRLKDGRKVRIAQVDGENVILIAAQKKNLDVFRQQLAEVAGAVVEVEFNAVPQQEAQLVGLDVDAYNF, from the coding sequence ATGGCATTCCCAAGCAAAGAACAAGTGCAGAGTTTTCTTCACCCCGTGATCGCCGAGTTCGGTGTGGAACTCGAAGACGTGGAGGTGGCCAAGGCAGGCGCCAAGTCCCGAGTGAAGGTTCTGGTCGACGCGCCAGATCTGGATGCGGTGGAGGAGATTTCGAAGTCCGTCTCTGAGTCGTTCGACGCGGCCGAGGAGCGCGGCGAGCTGAATTTCGGGCCGGGCTACACCTTGGAAGTGTCCACCCCGGGGTTGGATTTCCCGCTGACCGCCGAGCGCCACTGGCGTAAGAACATTGGACGGCTGGTGAGACTTAAGGATGGGCGAAAGGTTCGCATCGCGCAGGTGGATGGGGAAAACGTGATCCTGATCGCAGCGCAGAAGAAGAACCTGGACGTTTTCCGTCAGCAATTGGCGGAAGTGGCCGGTGCGGTGGTAGAAGTTGAGTTCAACGCGGTACCGCAGCAGGAGGCTCAACTGGTGGGCCTGGATGTGGACGCGTATAACTTCTAA
- a CDS encoding DUF4439 domain-containing protein, producing the protein MLNVMRFYTVPYSRRQLFALAGLLGTTAVATSACTTDVFTPKVNLNSRVLDAYGAAVQRSAEGDAWASMFAEQADIVKQEFLRQCGTDRDGNPPQECVDALETPSATLPVEQALLVALQDGDPGGTLTGLYAAAATAQAAPELAEAKALNLDEVAAGHKQHSESLAHLMDLIYAAVYATGVAMAADGGAHQNLLGSLATRLRSLRGQVHTILGSLGAEVPEPQAGYVSPDGTPHNAAEAARYLYTAIRPVTHQMRSLASMGNNPTAREFDARWAGLIARGEAGLEPIFGEDPHATAIRGE; encoded by the coding sequence ATGCTGAATGTGATGCGCTTCTACACCGTTCCCTATTCCCGACGCCAGCTGTTCGCCCTCGCAGGTCTCCTCGGCACCACGGCGGTCGCCACGTCGGCCTGTACCACGGATGTGTTCACGCCGAAGGTGAACCTCAACTCCCGCGTTCTCGACGCCTACGGTGCCGCCGTCCAACGCAGCGCCGAGGGTGACGCGTGGGCGTCCATGTTCGCGGAGCAGGCTGACATTGTGAAGCAGGAGTTTCTGCGGCAGTGCGGTACTGACCGGGACGGCAACCCGCCGCAGGAATGCGTGGATGCATTGGAGACGCCGTCCGCAACGCTGCCAGTGGAACAAGCCCTGCTGGTTGCACTGCAGGACGGCGATCCCGGGGGAACCCTGACGGGCCTGTACGCCGCGGCGGCGACCGCCCAAGCGGCTCCGGAGCTGGCCGAAGCTAAGGCGCTGAATCTCGACGAAGTAGCGGCGGGCCACAAGCAGCACAGCGAAAGCCTCGCGCATCTTATGGATCTGATCTATGCCGCGGTCTACGCCACCGGCGTGGCCATGGCCGCCGATGGGGGCGCGCACCAGAATCTGCTGGGTTCGCTGGCCACCCGCTTACGCAGCCTTCGTGGACAGGTTCACACCATCCTGGGAAGTCTCGGAGCGGAGGTGCCAGAGCCGCAGGCGGGCTACGTCTCCCCCGACGGAACCCCGCACAATGCCGCCGAGGCGGCTCGGTATCTGTACACCGCTATTCGGCCGGTGACTCATCAGATGAGAAGCTTGGCGTCGATGGGAAATAATCCCACGGCGCGGGAGTTCGACGCACGGTGGGCGGGGCTCATCGCGCGTGGCGAGGCGGGCCTGGAGCCAATCTTCGGCGAGGACCCGCACGCGACGGCTATACGAGGCGAGTGA
- a CDS encoding proline--tRNA ligase: MITRMSSLFLRTLRDDPADAEVPSHKLLVRAGYIRRAAPGVYTWLPLGLRVLRKVEEVVRQEMDAIGGQELLFPALLPREYYETTGRWDEYGQALFRLKDRKGADYLLGPTHEEMFASVVKSEYSSYKDFPVILYQMQTKYRDEERPRAGVLRGREFVMKDSYSFNMDDEGLEKAYQLHRQAYQKIFDALGITYAICSATSGAMGGSASEEFLAVSPTGEDTFVRSTESEYAANVEAVKTVAPAERDTADLPEAKVHDTPESETIEALVRWAQSEGLDVTAEDTLKCIVVKVQEPGTDEEGRAFEPQLTGILVPGNREVDMKRLEASLEPASVELASEEDFAKNPFLVKGYVGPRGLQANGVRVLADPRVVTGTAWITGADEKQKHVVGLVAGRDFTPDGYIEAAEVLEGDPSPDGKGTLTLERGIEIGHIFQLGRKYTEAIDLHILDEHGKRAIPTMGSYGLGITRLVAVMAEQMHDDAGLRWPTTVAPFNVHVVIANKDEAANRAAEELAQALSDAGLEVLFDERPKVSPGVKFKDSELLGMPYVVVVGRGFADGVVELRNRLTGEKTEIPYESAVEEITRLV, translated from the coding sequence ATGATCACCCGTATGTCCTCTCTTTTCCTGCGTACGCTGCGCGATGATCCCGCAGACGCAGAAGTGCCTAGCCACAAGCTCCTCGTCCGCGCTGGTTACATTCGGCGTGCCGCCCCTGGTGTGTACACGTGGCTTCCTCTGGGGCTGCGTGTACTCCGGAAGGTAGAAGAGGTCGTACGCCAGGAGATGGACGCGATCGGAGGCCAGGAGCTGCTGTTTCCTGCGTTGCTGCCGCGCGAGTACTACGAGACCACGGGCCGCTGGGACGAGTACGGCCAGGCGCTGTTCCGCTTGAAGGACCGCAAGGGTGCGGACTATCTGCTGGGGCCGACGCACGAGGAGATGTTCGCCTCCGTGGTGAAGTCGGAGTACAGCTCCTACAAGGACTTCCCAGTCATCCTGTACCAGATGCAGACCAAGTACCGCGATGAAGAGCGCCCTCGTGCCGGGGTGCTGCGCGGTCGTGAGTTCGTCATGAAGGATTCCTACTCCTTCAACATGGACGACGAAGGGTTGGAGAAGGCCTACCAGCTCCACCGCCAGGCGTATCAGAAGATCTTCGATGCCCTGGGTATTACGTACGCCATCTGCTCGGCAACGTCTGGGGCGATGGGCGGATCGGCGTCTGAGGAGTTCCTGGCTGTGTCCCCGACGGGTGAGGACACCTTCGTGCGTTCCACCGAATCGGAGTACGCGGCCAACGTGGAGGCCGTGAAGACCGTCGCGCCCGCCGAGCGTGATACCGCGGATCTTCCCGAGGCCAAGGTCCATGACACCCCAGAGTCTGAGACGATTGAGGCTCTCGTGCGCTGGGCTCAGTCCGAAGGCCTCGATGTGACTGCTGAGGACACCCTGAAGTGCATCGTGGTCAAAGTTCAGGAGCCCGGGACGGATGAGGAAGGACGTGCCTTTGAGCCTCAGCTGACCGGCATCCTCGTGCCCGGTAACCGGGAGGTAGACATGAAGCGCCTCGAGGCCTCCTTGGAGCCGGCCAGCGTAGAGCTCGCCAGCGAGGAAGACTTCGCGAAGAACCCCTTCCTGGTCAAGGGCTACGTTGGCCCCCGGGGGCTGCAGGCCAACGGCGTGCGCGTTCTGGCTGATCCACGTGTGGTCACAGGAACCGCGTGGATCACTGGTGCGGATGAGAAGCAGAAGCACGTGGTGGGCCTGGTTGCCGGTCGGGACTTCACACCAGATGGCTACATCGAGGCCGCAGAGGTGCTCGAGGGCGACCCATCCCCAGACGGCAAGGGCACGCTGACCCTGGAACGCGGCATCGAAATCGGCCACATCTTCCAGCTGGGCCGCAAGTACACCGAGGCCATTGATCTGCACATCCTCGATGAGCACGGCAAGCGCGCCATCCCCACCATGGGCTCCTACGGCCTGGGCATCACGCGCCTGGTTGCCGTGATGGCCGAGCAGATGCACGACGATGCCGGCCTACGCTGGCCCACCACGGTCGCACCGTTCAATGTTCACGTGGTCATCGCCAACAAGGACGAGGCCGCCAACCGCGCCGCGGAGGAGCTGGCGCAGGCGTTGTCGGATGCAGGCCTTGAGGTGCTGTTCGACGAGCGTCCGAAGGTGTCCCCAGGCGTGAAGTTCAAGGACTCCGAATTGCTGGGCATGCCGTACGTGGTTGTGGTCGGCCGGGGCTTTGCCGATGGTGTGGTGGAGCTCCGCAACCGCCTGACCGGCGAGAAGACGGAGATTCCTTACGAGTCCGCGGTCGAGGAGATCACTCGCCTCGTATAG
- the yaaA gene encoding peroxide stress protein YaaA, translating to MLIVLPPSETKSFGGSPEPMSMDALSFPSLNPIRLELVDSLMRLCRSGNEPEAQSVLGISEALASEIKENRALRNGPTTPAIERYTGVLYDALHAATLTDHARSRLAIGSALFGVVGAEDPIPHYRLSGGVKLDDRTLKSRWGSAITETLAEVAEQQLVVDLRSGTYQQLGRLNDAVTVRVESVQEDGSRKVISHFNKHYKGVLARDLAEAEENPRTIEELKALAESVGHEVEYSSKKARELVLVIRN from the coding sequence ATGCTTATTGTCCTCCCACCTTCTGAAACGAAGTCTTTTGGTGGCTCCCCCGAACCCATGTCTATGGACGCGTTGAGCTTCCCTTCCCTGAACCCGATCCGGCTTGAACTTGTTGACAGTCTGATGCGCTTGTGCCGCTCCGGCAACGAGCCGGAAGCGCAGAGTGTGCTGGGGATTTCGGAGGCTTTGGCGTCGGAAATTAAGGAAAATCGAGCGCTGCGCAACGGGCCCACCACGCCCGCGATTGAGCGCTACACGGGGGTTCTCTACGACGCCCTCCACGCCGCGACCCTCACCGATCATGCGCGCTCGCGGCTGGCGATCGGTTCGGCGTTGTTCGGCGTGGTGGGTGCCGAGGATCCCATTCCTCATTATCGACTGTCGGGCGGGGTGAAGCTGGATGATCGGACGCTGAAGAGCCGTTGGGGCTCCGCGATTACGGAGACATTGGCCGAGGTTGCGGAACAGCAGCTGGTGGTGGATCTGCGCTCGGGTACATATCAGCAGTTGGGGCGACTGAACGACGCGGTGACGGTGCGCGTGGAGTCCGTGCAGGAGGATGGCAGCCGTAAGGTCATCAGCCACTTTAATAAGCACTATAAGGGCGTATTGGCACGCGATTTGGCGGAGGCTGAGGAGAATCCGCGGACTATTGAGGAGCTGAAGGCTCTGGCTGAGTCTGTAGGTCATGAGGTTGAGTATTCCAGCAAGAAGGCACGGGAGCTTGTGTTGGTAATCAGAAATTAG
- a CDS encoding HNH endonuclease signature motif containing protein: protein MTTTYADRQRPPQRRPGSWRIEDTEDQLSCLARRINRDHIELLLMCTPEPEDYIPDFASRLVARAGLTRYQAEKYAMEALVLSFFPLLSGLFMSGVFTPRVVSRLLDDLSRVPERARADVERDLVAALEPRIQNQHCLSPRNAATKLEKILTSLCPEALPERPDEELHALTMRQIAEQTTAITLTTDSMTADAIDELIQATAHKYDVDPHIALEMLILGQADVRVTLNLYKNISTTARELFSAGGWLQGMVSEKWLERVTSVRTLGPSATEGYSPTDAQRAFVQARDGHCRFPGCEIPAHMCEVDHIQRYAGGGPTHTDNLHLLCKHHHQLKTAGIWDVTRYADSGETWTSHGDGHTVSTLPDGPLARTTFKQRLSRRQANRRKKAPFEAPRPWDHMSHA, encoded by the coding sequence ATGACTACCACCTACGCTGACCGCCAGCGGCCACCTCAGCGCCGGCCCGGATCCTGGCGCATTGAGGATACCGAGGACCAGCTCTCATGTTTGGCGCGCCGCATCAACCGCGACCACATTGAACTGCTTCTCATGTGCACGCCCGAACCCGAGGACTACATTCCTGACTTTGCTTCACGGCTGGTCGCTCGCGCGGGCCTGACCCGCTACCAGGCAGAAAAGTACGCGATGGAAGCACTTGTCTTGTCCTTCTTCCCTCTTCTGAGCGGGCTTTTTATGAGTGGCGTCTTCACGCCACGGGTCGTCTCGCGGCTTCTGGATGACCTCAGCAGAGTCCCAGAACGCGCGAGGGCAGATGTGGAACGCGATCTTGTGGCAGCGCTGGAACCGCGCATCCAGAACCAGCACTGCCTCAGCCCACGAAACGCAGCCACCAAGCTGGAGAAGATCCTGACGTCGCTCTGTCCGGAAGCTTTGCCAGAGCGTCCCGATGAGGAGTTGCATGCGCTGACCATGCGTCAGATCGCCGAGCAAACAACCGCCATCACGCTCACCACGGACAGCATGACAGCCGATGCGATCGATGAGCTCATTCAAGCAACCGCGCATAAGTACGACGTGGATCCACACATCGCCCTGGAAATGCTCATCTTGGGCCAGGCTGACGTTCGCGTGACGCTCAACCTCTACAAAAACATCAGCACCACCGCCCGCGAGCTCTTCAGCGCAGGTGGCTGGCTTCAGGGAATGGTATCCGAGAAATGGCTCGAAAGGGTGACCAGTGTGCGCACGCTCGGCCCGTCCGCTACTGAGGGATACTCACCCACCGACGCCCAGCGTGCCTTCGTCCAAGCCCGCGATGGCCATTGCCGCTTCCCCGGCTGCGAGATCCCTGCTCACATGTGCGAGGTGGACCACATCCAGCGCTACGCCGGGGGTGGCCCCACCCACACGGACAACCTTCATCTGTTGTGCAAGCACCATCACCAGCTGAAGACTGCGGGCATTTGGGATGTGACCCGCTACGCAGACAGCGGCGAAACGTGGACCTCCCACGGCGATGGCCACACGGTCAGCACGCTGCCCGACGGACCGCTGGCTCGGACCACGTTCAAGCAAAGACTCAGCAGAAGGCAAGCCAATCGTCGAAAGAAAGCACCGTTCGAGGCACCCCGGCCATGGGATCACATGTCACACGCGTAG
- the cobA gene encoding uroporphyrinogen-III C-methyltransferase, translated as MSLGRAILIGGGPGAWDLITVRGMHALQQADVILTDHLGPSHQLDQLCDVSAKEVIDVAKLPYDRQVSQERINELIVSHARAGKIVARLKGGDPFVFGRGFEEVEACAQAGVPCDVIPGVTSAISVPGLVGVPVTNRGVVHSFTVISGHVPPGSPSSLVDWHALARTGGTLSVIMGVKNAAAIAQALMEGGLDADTPVLIVQEGSYEHERSLRTSLGLLGQTMKDQNVKAPAVYLIGEVAGLRV; from the coding sequence ATGAGTTTGGGACGAGCAATCTTAATTGGTGGTGGCCCCGGAGCATGGGATTTGATCACTGTGCGTGGTATGCATGCTCTTCAGCAGGCAGACGTCATTCTGACTGATCACCTGGGGCCGTCCCATCAGCTCGACCAACTGTGCGACGTGAGCGCCAAAGAAGTTATAGATGTAGCCAAGTTGCCCTATGACAGGCAGGTCAGCCAAGAGCGCATCAACGAGCTCATCGTGTCCCACGCCCGTGCGGGGAAGATTGTGGCACGGCTGAAAGGGGGAGACCCCTTCGTGTTCGGCCGCGGCTTTGAAGAAGTCGAGGCCTGCGCGCAGGCCGGCGTGCCATGCGACGTCATCCCTGGCGTGACGAGCGCTATCTCGGTTCCGGGCTTGGTGGGTGTACCGGTGACAAACCGAGGAGTGGTTCATTCCTTCACCGTGATCTCTGGGCATGTTCCTCCTGGAAGTCCATCCTCTCTGGTCGATTGGCACGCCCTAGCGCGTACCGGTGGGACCCTCAGTGTGATCATGGGAGTAAAGAACGCAGCCGCGATTGCACAAGCTCTCATGGAGGGCGGTCTGGACGCGGACACGCCAGTGCTGATCGTCCAAGAGGGAAGCTACGAACACGAGCGGTCCCTGCGTACGTCCTTGGGGCTCTTGGGGCAGACCATGAAGGACCAGAACGTGAAGGCCCCTGCCGTGTACCTAATTGGTGAGGTCGCCGGCCTACGCGTGTGA
- a CDS encoding protein adenylyltransferase SelO family protein, with amino-acid sequence MQLTHDFAQHFPELCRPTVGEEFPEARMLIRNDALAAELGCPGIDVEDLLGKEGFAMAYSGHQFGQFSPILGDGRSLLLGELGGYDIHLKGSGRTPFTQLGADGRLPLIPALREYVISEFLHTMGVPTTRVLAVIATGERLTTPRGTAGLPFPPGAVLVRVARHHIRIGTFQCAAMFNPELVQRLESYAAQRSGITGPLFPAVVERQATLVAQWMRLGFVHGALNTDNVHIAGDAIDFGPCGFMDAYDPEACFSSVDTGKRYAFNKQPAITQWNLARLAEALTAENAEEHLRRFPDLYAHAYEREMTDALGPRWEEVLEECGDYPTALGHVVPRNHALQDALNRAEAGDMEAFNDIVEDLRDPYAQGKKSGITSPGDTGFTSYCGT; translated from the coding sequence ATGCAGCTAACCCACGACTTCGCCCAGCACTTCCCGGAACTCTGCCGGCCCACGGTTGGAGAGGAGTTTCCCGAGGCACGCATGCTCATCAGAAACGATGCCCTGGCCGCCGAGCTCGGCTGCCCGGGCATCGATGTGGAGGATCTCCTCGGCAAAGAGGGCTTCGCCATGGCATATAGCGGGCACCAGTTCGGGCAGTTCTCCCCCATCCTCGGCGATGGCCGTTCCCTGCTCCTAGGCGAGCTGGGCGGCTATGACATTCACCTGAAAGGCAGCGGACGCACTCCCTTCACGCAGCTCGGCGCGGACGGGAGACTTCCCCTGATCCCGGCGTTGCGTGAGTATGTCATCAGCGAGTTCTTGCACACCATGGGTGTTCCCACCACCAGAGTGCTGGCCGTCATTGCCACTGGGGAGCGGCTTACCACTCCCCGCGGTACGGCCGGACTCCCCTTCCCACCCGGTGCGGTTTTGGTACGCGTGGCGCGCCACCACATCCGCATCGGCACCTTCCAGTGTGCCGCGATGTTCAACCCCGAGCTGGTACAGCGGCTGGAGAGCTACGCCGCGCAACGCTCCGGTATCACTGGCCCACTCTTCCCCGCGGTCGTGGAGCGCCAGGCTACCTTGGTGGCGCAATGGATGCGGCTAGGATTTGTCCACGGCGCCTTGAACACGGACAATGTGCACATCGCCGGGGACGCCATCGACTTCGGACCCTGCGGTTTCATGGACGCCTACGACCCCGAGGCCTGCTTCAGCTCCGTCGATACGGGCAAGCGCTACGCTTTCAACAAGCAGCCCGCCATCACCCAGTGGAACCTCGCGCGCCTCGCCGAAGCCCTCACCGCGGAGAACGCCGAGGAGCACCTGCGCCGTTTCCCCGATCTCTACGCCCACGCCTATGAACGTGAAATGACCGACGCCCTCGGCCCCAGGTGGGAAGAGGTTCTCGAAGAATGCGGGGATTATCCCACCGCGTTGGGGCACGTCGTGCCTCGTAATCATGCGCTGCAGGATGCCTTGAACCGCGCAGAGGCGGGCGACATGGAGGCCTTCAACGACATTGTTGAGGATCTCCGCGACCCCTATGCACAAGGCAAAAAATCCGGTATCACCTCGCCAGGTGATACCGGATTCACAAGCTACTGTGGCACGTAA
- the mqo gene encoding malate dehydrogenase (quinone): MASTTGNKDSVDVLLIGGGVISSTLSIMLNELQPDWSQLIVERLDVPAAESSDPWNNAGTGHSALCELNYTPEVKGKIDISKAVGVNEKFQVSRQFWSYLTEKGALSDPREFINKVPHVSFAQGMDQVDYLKARYNALKDHPLFPNMQHSEDESKFREFLPLMSKGRDFNNPVAISWFEDGTDINYGALTRQYLDYVSNNGVTVRYGTEVKNLKREGAKWKVTTKNLHTGDTSVITANFVFVGAGGMALPLLQKSGIPEIKGYGGFPVSGAWLRCTNEELVSQHHAKVYGKASVGAPPMSVPHLDTRVIDGKQGLLFGPYAGWTPKFLKQGSYLDLFKSIRATNIPSYLGVAAQEFSLTKYLVEEVLKDQAARVESLREYMPSVNGDDWELVIAGQRVQVIKPIGAPKFGSLEFGTALVNSQDGSIAGLMGASPGASIAPSAMLEVLERCFGSRIAEWAPKLKEMIPSYGTRLAKNPELFNEQWERSQKALKLA; the protein is encoded by the coding sequence GTGGCATCTACAACCGGAAATAAGGATTCCGTCGACGTACTGCTTATCGGCGGCGGCGTGATCTCCAGCACCCTGTCCATCATGTTGAACGAGCTCCAGCCAGACTGGAGCCAGCTCATTGTCGAGCGGCTGGACGTCCCCGCAGCAGAGTCCTCCGACCCATGGAACAACGCAGGTACCGGTCACTCCGCACTGTGCGAGCTGAACTACACCCCAGAGGTCAAGGGCAAGATCGACATCTCCAAGGCCGTGGGAGTCAACGAGAAGTTCCAGGTCTCCCGCCAGTTCTGGTCCTACCTCACCGAAAAGGGTGCACTGTCCGACCCACGTGAGTTCATCAACAAGGTCCCACACGTTTCCTTCGCCCAGGGCATGGATCAGGTGGACTACCTTAAGGCACGCTACAACGCCCTGAAGGACCACCCACTGTTCCCGAACATGCAGCACTCCGAGGACGAGTCGAAGTTCCGCGAGTTCCTGCCTCTCATGTCCAAGGGCCGCGACTTCAACAACCCGGTTGCCATCTCTTGGTTCGAAGACGGAACCGACATCAACTACGGAGCCTTGACCCGCCAGTACCTGGACTACGTCTCCAACAACGGCGTGACCGTACGCTACGGCACCGAAGTGAAGAACCTGAAGCGCGAAGGTGCCAAGTGGAAGGTCACCACCAAGAACCTCCACACCGGAGACACCTCCGTCATCACCGCCAACTTCGTCTTCGTCGGAGCCGGCGGAATGGCCCTGCCACTGCTGCAGAAGTCCGGCATCCCCGAGATCAAGGGCTACGGCGGATTCCCCGTCTCCGGTGCATGGCTGCGCTGCACCAACGAGGAGCTCGTCTCCCAGCACCACGCCAAGGTCTACGGCAAGGCATCCGTGGGCGCGCCACCAATGTCCGTTCCTCACCTGGACACCCGCGTGATTGACGGCAAGCAGGGTCTGCTGTTCGGCCCCTACGCCGGCTGGACCCCTAAGTTCCTGAAGCAGGGCTCCTACCTGGACCTGTTCAAGTCCATCCGCGCCACGAACATTCCTTCCTACCTGGGTGTTGCCGCCCAGGAGTTCTCCCTGACCAAGTACCTGGTGGAAGAGGTGCTGAAGGACCAGGCTGCCCGCGTGGAATCTCTGCGCGAGTACATGCCGTCCGTCAACGGCGACGACTGGGAGCTCGTTATCGCCGGCCAGCGCGTCCAGGTCATCAAGCCTATTGGCGCACCGAAGTTCGGTTCCCTGGAGTTCGGTACCGCGCTGGTGAACTCCCAGGACGGATCCATCGCCGGTCTGATGGGCGCTTCTCCAGGCGCATCCATCGCTCCATCCGCAATGCTCGAGGTGCTGGAGCGCTGCTTCGGCTCCCGCATCGCCGAGTGGGCACCAAAGCTGAAGGAAATGATTCCTTCCTACGGCACCCGCCTGGCCAAGAACCCTGAGCTGTTCAACGAGCAGTGGGAGCGTTCCCAGAAGGCCCTGAAGCTGGCCTAA
- a CDS encoding alpha/beta hydrolase, with product MITLSELSFEPDELGEGFERAFVELGTDPDGETPIRFTLVRYAPEELDGRPALFFVHGMTDYFFQAHVARYFHELGYAIYGVDLRKCGRSWRPGQTWHHVSSQSLYDAELSLTLRLLADQHPKVVAVGHSTGGLDVTMWAARLRVQDPELHARLSGVMLNSPWFALQFDPVTKAIVSHVFPILAKRAPMLRVPGGINPAYGRSLHASEHGEWDYNLEFKPLEPRPKYVSWLAGVMSEIKELQSGRYDTGVPTLLLCSDNADIILNPAQMRENAHNAHPETEVVVLPGALHDVFLSPEQVRTSALEHAARWLETI from the coding sequence ATGATCACTCTGTCTGAATTGAGTTTTGAACCGGATGAGCTGGGCGAGGGCTTCGAGCGGGCCTTCGTGGAGTTGGGTACAGATCCCGATGGCGAGACGCCTATCCGTTTCACGCTTGTTCGTTATGCGCCGGAAGAACTCGACGGCCGTCCCGCCCTCTTCTTTGTCCACGGCATGACCGACTACTTTTTCCAGGCCCATGTGGCTCGCTATTTCCACGAGTTGGGATACGCGATCTACGGTGTGGACTTGCGCAAATGTGGTCGCTCGTGGCGCCCTGGTCAGACGTGGCACCACGTGTCGTCCCAATCTTTATACGACGCCGAGCTCTCACTCACCCTGCGTCTCTTAGCTGACCAGCACCCCAAGGTGGTGGCTGTGGGGCATTCGACGGGTGGACTGGACGTGACAATGTGGGCTGCCCGGCTTCGGGTTCAGGACCCCGAGTTGCATGCGCGGCTGAGCGGCGTGATGTTGAACTCCCCGTGGTTTGCGCTGCAGTTTGACCCGGTAACCAAGGCCATCGTGTCCCATGTCTTTCCTATTCTGGCCAAGCGCGCCCCCATGCTGCGCGTCCCCGGCGGGATTAACCCGGCCTATGGCCGCTCGCTGCACGCCTCGGAGCACGGCGAGTGGGACTACAACCTGGAGTTTAAGCCACTCGAGCCCCGGCCGAAGTACGTCAGCTGGCTGGCGGGTGTGATGAGCGAAATTAAGGAGCTGCAGTCCGGCCGTTATGACACGGGTGTTCCCACTCTCCTGCTGTGCTCGGACAACGCGGACATCATCTTGAATCCGGCGCAAATGCGGGAAAACGCGCACAACGCACACCCCGAGACCGAGGTGGTGGTCCTTCCGGGTGCGCTGCACGATGTGTTCCTCTCGCCTGAGCAGGTGCGCACCAGCGCCCTGGAGCACGCTGCCCGGTGGCTAGAAACGATCTAG